The sequence GCCCCACACCGGCGTCGGTGTGCTCGAGGGCATCGCCGACGGACTGCGTGAGGCGCTCGCCGAGCTCGCCCCGGGCGCGGGTGTCGTCGGCGGCGACCTCTCGGTCTCGTCGGTGCTCACGATCGCCGTGACCGCCTTCGGCGATCTCGAGGGTCGGCCGCCCGTGCTCCGGTCAGGTGCCCGGCCGGGCGACGTCATCGCGCACGCGGGCGCGCGCGGCGATGCGGCCCGCGGGCTCGCGGTGCTGTTCGAGCACGCGACGGATGCGTCGGGCGAGCCCGACGCGACCGCGACCGCGCGGGTTCGTGCGGAGCATCCGGATCTCGTCGCGGCCCAGCTCGCCCCCGTCCCGCCGGTGTCTGCGGGTGTGGTCGCGGCGATCGCGGGCGCGACCGCCATGCTCGACGTCTCCGACGGACTCGCACGCGACGCGCTGCGGATCGCTCGCGCGAGCGGGGTCGACCTCGACTTCGCATCCGAGCGTCTCGGACCCGATCCGCGGATCGCGCTCGCGGGAGCGGAGGATCACGGGCTCCTCGCGACGTTCCCGGACGGTGCCGCGATCCCTGCGCCGTTCGAGCCCGTGGGCCGCGTGCTCGCCGGCGACGGGGTCGTGCGCATCGACGGCGAGGTGGCCGGCGCGGGCGGCTGGGACCCCTATGCGGGCTGGGACGGCCGCGCGGGCTGATGCCCGGCGCGGGTCACCGCTCGGTCGTGCGCGCCCACCAGAGCGCGGTCTCGCCGTAGTCGCGGCGACGGTCGCGTTCGACAGCGTCGGGCCAGCTCGGCTCGGGCGATCGCGAGCTGCGCTCGACGAGCACGGTCGCGCCCGGTTCGAGGCGGGGGACGACCAGTTCGAGCACGCGCGTGAGCTCGCCCTCGGTGAGGTCGTAGGGCGGGTCGATGAACACGACGTCGGCCGTGAACACGGCCGTCTCGAGGTACGCGGCCACGGCCTGCGCGGCCACCCGGATGCGCGGTGTGACGCCCGTCGCGGCGCTCTTCGCCGCGCGCTCGATCGCCTGCGCGTTGCGCCGGCACACCTCGGCGGCGGGCTTCGCACGTTCGACCAGCACGACCTCGCTCGCACCGCGGCTGGCCGCCTCGAGCCCGAGTGCGCCGGAGCCTGCGTACAGGTCGAGCACAGCCGCACCGGTGAGCTCGTCGCGCGCCTCGAGCGCGGAGAAGATGGCCTCGCGCACGCGGTCGCTCGTCGGGCGGGTCCCACTGCGCGGCACGTGCAGGGTGAGCGAGCCGGCGAATCCGGCGATGATACGCGTCATGTCGTCGGCAGCCTACCGTCTGGCGCGCAGCTGTCATGATGGAAGGGTGGATGACTCGACCGACGCCGCGCCCGCCGAACCGGCCCGCCACCGGGTGCGCGAGGAGCAGTACGCCATCGACCGGCTCTGGGACTTCTCGGATCCGGCCCTGAGCGAGGCGCGGTTCCGCGAGGCCGCCGACGACGTCGAGCGCACGGCGCACATCCGAGCCGCTATGGCGACCCAGCTGGCGCGCGCGATCGGCATCCAGGGTCGCGTCGACGACGCGTTCGCCGTGCTGGACGCCGTCGAGGACGGCGCCCGCCGCGCGGCGGACGGCGAGCTCGCCGACGTCGAGCTCGAGGACGCCGAGCTCGCCGAGGTCCGCGCGCGCGTCGCGCTCGAACGTGGACGCATCCTCGTCTCCGCCGAACGCGGGCGCGAGGCCGTGGCCAGCCTCACGCGCGCGGTGCGCGAGGCCGCGCACGCCAAGAGCGCGTTCCTCGCGCTCGACGCCCTGCACATGCTCGCGCTCACCGACGTCGGTCACGAGCGGGAATGGGCCGAGCAGGGTCTCGAACTGCTCGCCGCCGACCGCGATCCACGAGAGCTCCGCTGGGGCGTCGCGCTGCACAACAACCTCGGCTGGACCCTGCTCGACCTCGGTGACGCCGGCGCCGCGCTCACCCAGTTCGAGCTCGCCGTGGAGGCCGCCGACCAGTACGGCACCGCCGAGCAGCAGCACGTGACGCGCTGGTCGGTCGGCCGCGCGCTGCGCGCAGTCGGCCGCACCGATGAGGCGCTCAGCCTCCAGCGCGAGCTGGCTCGCGCCCGCCCGGATGACCCGTACGTCGCCGCCGAGATCGAGGCGTTGACGGAGGGCGAGCCTACGATCGAGGCATGACGAGCGAGGCGACCGACCCGGGCACGTTCACGCTCGACACCCGGCTGTCGGGCGCGCTCGGCGGCCGGACCGCGCAGGCGTTCCAGCGAGCCTTCGGCTACACGACCGTCGGCGACCTGCTCGCGCACTACCCGCGCAGATACGCCGAGCGCGGTGAGCTCACGGTGCTCGAGACACTCCCGCTCGGTGAGAACGTCACGATCGTCGCCGACGTGCTCGAGGCCCGAACGCGCGAGATGCGCCAGCGACGCGGCTCCATCTTCGAGGCGATCATCTCCGACGGCACCGGCAAGCTGACCCTCACGTTCTTCAACCAGCGGTGGCGCGAGGCCGAGCTGCGCCCGGGCCGCCGGGGTGTGTTCGCCGGCAAGGTCAGCGACTACCGTGGCGGCCGGCAGCTCGCGCACCCGGCCTACGAGCTGTTCGACGACGAGGGGCCCGAGATCGACGCGGCGACCAAACGCTGGATCGAGGCGCCGCTGCCGATCTACCCGGCCACCTCGACGCTCACCAGCTGGCAGATCGCGAAGTCGATCGTGCTGCTGCTCGACGGCCTCGGCCCGCTCGACGACCCGGTACCGGCGGAGCTTCGGCGCGAGCGCTCACTCCTGACCTACCGTGACGCGCTGCAGCGGGTGCACCGGCCCGAGCACCACCGCGACGTCAAAGCGGCGGAGCGCACGCTGCGCTTCATGGAGGCGTTCGTGCTGCAGGCCGCGCTGCTCGCCAGGCGGGCCGAACTGCTCACCCGCCGAGCGACGCCGCGGCACCCCGCGCCGGGCGGGCTCCTGTCGCGGTTCGACGCGACGCTGCCGTTCAGGCTCACGGGCGATCAGGTGATCGTCGGCGACGAGGTCGCCGGCGACCTCGCCAAGCCCTGGCCCATGCACCGGCTGGTCCAGGGCGAGGTCGGCTCGGGCAAGACGCTGGTCGCCCTGCGGGCGATGCTCGCCGTCGCCGACTCCGGCGGTCAATCGGCGCTGCTCGCACCGACCGAGGTGCTCGCCGCGCAGCATCTCCGCTCGATCTCGAAGATGCTCGGGCCCGATCTGTCGGCGCAGGTGATGCCGACGCTCGTGACCGGTCAGCTGCCGGCGGCCGAGCGGCGAAAGGCGCTGCTGCGGGCCGCAGCGGGCCAGGCCCGCATCGTGGTCGGTACGCACGCGTTGCTCGGCGAGAAGGTGTCGTTCGCCGATCTCGGGCTCGTCGTGGTCGACGAGCAGCATCGGTTCGGCGTCGAACAGCGTGAGGCACTTCGGCTGAAGGGTGAGCAGCCGCACGTGCTCGTCCTCACGGCGACGCCGATCCCGCGGACCGTGGCCATGACGGTGTTCGGCGACCTCGACGTGTCGACCATCCACGAGCTGCCGGCCGGCCGTGCCGGCATCGAGAGCCACGTGGTCCCGCTCGCGGTCCGTCCCGGCTGGCGGCCGCGCGTCTGGAGCCGCCTGGTCGAAGAGCTCGAGCTCGGGCGGCAGGCCTTCGTCGTGTGCCCGGCGATCGACCCGCGCGTCCTCGAAGACGACGGCGACGCGCCCGAGAGCGACGACGACGCGGCTCCGCCGCGGCCCGGTGCCTCCGTCGTCGAGGTGCTCGCCGAGCTGCGTGCCCACCCCGGACTGGCCGGCCACCGCGTCGAGCCGTTGCACGGCCGGATGACGGCCGACGAGAAGGACGCGACCATGCGGGCGTTCGCCGCGGGTGAGATCGACGTGCTCGTCGCGACGACCGTCATCGAGGTCGGCGTCGACGTGCCGAACGCGAGCGCCATGGTCGTCATCGACGCCGACCGGTTCGGCGTCTCGCAGCTGCACCAGCTCCGCGGCCGGGTCGGCCGGGGCAGCGTCCCGGGGCTCTGCCTGCTGGTGACGCACGCCGACGTCGGATCGGTCGCGCTCGAACGTCTCGAGGCGGTGGCCGCCACGCTCGACGGGTTCGAGCTCGCCCAGGTCGATCTCGAGCTGCGGCGCGAGGGCGACGTGCTCGGTGCCACGCAATCGGGCGGGCGGTCTTCGCTGAAGCTCCTGCGCGTGGCACGCGACGGCGACATCATCGCCGAGGCGCGGGCGTCGGCCTCCGCGCTCATCGACGACGGTGTCGGGCTGCGCGGTCACCCCGCGCTCGCGGCCGCCGTCCGCCGGCGGCTCGACGACGACGCGAGCGAGTTCCTGAGCAAAGGGTGATCCTGAGCAACGGCTGAAACTTCTCCCGTCCGGTTGGACGACGGAACACGGGCACTACGCTGGGATTCATGCAGCGGATCGCCGTCGTCCCCGGCTCGTTCGACCCCGTCACCCGGGGGCACCTCGATGTGATCGAGCGGGCCGCCGCGCTGTACGACGAGCTGCACGTCGTGGTCGTGCACAATCCCGGCAAGCAGGCCCTGTTGCCCATCGCGCAGCGCGTGGCGCTCATCGAGCAGGCGATCGCCGACGCAGACATCGCCGGTGAGATCGTCGTCGCCTCGTGGAGCATGGGGCTGCTCGTGGACTACTGCACCGACGTCGGCGCATCGGTGCTGATCAAGGGCATCCGCTCGCAGGTCGACGTGGCGTACGAGACGCCGATGGCGATCGTGAACCGGCACCTCGCGGGTGTCGAGACGGTGTTCCTGCTGCCCGATCCGGCGAACGCGCACGTGTCGAGCTCCCTGGTGCGTCAGGTCGCGGCGCTCGGCGGCGACGTGGCACCGTACGTTCCGCGTGCCGTGGCGGACTACCTCGCGGGGGCGATGACCCCGTGAGCGAGGTCGCCGCAGCCGTCTCCACCGACGCCGATGCACCGGTCATGAGCATCGACGGCGTGGGCGCCGGCGCGGCGCGCATCGTGCAGAACGTCGAGACCGTGATCAGCGGCAAGCGCGAGGCGATCACCGCGGCGCTCACCGTCGTGCTCGCCGAGGGGCACCTCCTCATCGAGGACGTGCCGGGCGTCGGCAAGACCATGCTCGCGAAGGCGCTGGCTCGCTCGGTCGACTGCTCGGTCAGTCGCATCCAGTTCACTCCCGATCTGCTGCCGAGCGACGTCACCGGCGTCTCGGTCTTCGATCAGGCGTCGCGGCGGTTCGAGTTCAAGCCGGGGCCCGTCTTCGCCAATGTGGTCATCGGCGATGAGATCAACCGCGCCAGCCCGAAGACGCAATCTGCCCTCCTCGAATGCATGGAGGAGCGACAGGTGACGGCCGACGGGCGCACCTACGCCCTCGAGCATCCCTTCACCGTGGTCGCCACGCAGAACCCGATCGAGATGGAGGGCACGTACCCGTTGCCCGAGGCGCAGCGCGACCGCTTCATGGCACGCATCTCGATGGGGTACCCGGCCGCCGCCGACGAGCTGTCGATGCTCTCGACGCGCGAGACGTCGAGCCCGCTCGACCGGGTGCAGGCCGTCGTGGATCTCGCCGAGTTCCGCGACATGATCCGTGCCGTGCATCACGTCTACACGTCGCCGCCCGTGAAGGAGTACGCCGTCGACCTGGCCCGCGCCAGCCGCGCCGATCGGCAGCTGCGGCTCGGGGCGAGCCCACGTGCGACGCTGCAGCTGGTGCGTGCCGCGAAAGCGCACGCGGCGATGCACGGCCGGGACTTCGTGCTCCCCGACGACATCGACGCGCTCGCGGTGCCCGTCTTCGGCCACCGGCTCGTGCCGACCAGCCGCGCGCTCGGCGCGCACGACCGCGACAGTGGCCCGCTCGTCGACGCGATCGTGCGGCGCATCGTCAGCGACACCCCGGTGCCGGTCGGCGCCATCAGACGGGAGTGAACGGATGCCTCGGGCCCGCGCGTCGCGAGCCGCGGCACTGCCGCGGCTGACCCGGCGCGGCGGGACCCTGCTGATCGGCGGGTTCGTGCTCTTCGGCATCACGCTCTGGTTCGATCTGCGCGACGTCATGCTGCTCGCGTTCGTGGGCATCGTGCTGCCGCTCGTGGCGCTCGTCTACGTGACGTTCGTCGTCCCGCGACTCGCGGTGCGACGCAGCTTCGTCCCCGCCGTGGTCGAGGCCGGAAACTCGGCACGCGTGGTGCTCGCCGTGCAGAACCGGGCCCGGCGCGCCTTCGACGGCGCCAGATGGTACGACACCGCACCGCCGGGCCTCCTCGGGCCACCCGAGTCCGTGCTCCCGGCGCTCGGGGCCTGGGAACGTACGCTGCCGAGCGGCGACGACACGGCGCGGCTCGAGTACCGCATGCGGACGAGCGAGCGCGGCGTGTACGACATCGGGCCGTTGCGGGTGACCACAACCGATCCGTTCGGGCTCGCTCGGGTGAGCCGCGATGCCGGCACCGCGCACGAGCTCGTCGTGACGCCGCCCGTGACCGCGCTCGACCCGGCGATCGGTACCGCGGCCGCGGTGGACGGCGTGTTGCACGGCCTGCAGCGGCGCACGCACCCGAACGCGGACGAGTTCATCGCCCGTGAGTACCGGCACGGCGACCCGCTCCGGCGTGTGCACTGGCCCGCGACGGCCCGCCGGGGCGAGCTCATGGTGCGCGAGGAGGAGCAGCGCGGTGATCCCGAGGCCCGGCTGATCCTCGACACGACGCTTGCGGCACGGGCCGACCGTGGCGTGGTCCGCAGCGGAGACGATCACCGGCATTTCGGGTTCGAGCTCGCCGTCGAGATCGCGGCCTCCGTCGGGGTGCACCTCATCGAGCGCGGATTCCGGCTCCGGGCCGACCGGCTCGACGACCCCGTGCACGGCGCACTCTCCGAGGCGTCGGCCGAGGGCTACCGGCTGCCCGCCGGCGACCGGCAGCTGCTCGAGGACCTTGCTCGCCTCCCGAATCCGGCGGCGGGCCGACGGCATGCGCGCGACGAGGGAGCGCCGTCGACGGTCGTCGTCTCCGAGGCGCGCATGCCGGGCTATGCGGTGCTCGTGGACCCCGATGCGACCGACGCACAGCACCTGGTGGCACTTCGACCGGCACTCTCCCCGGCGATCGCGTTCGTGGTGCCGGGCGTCGATCCGCGCGTCGTCGAGGCGCTCGAGGAGGCCGACTGGCAGGTCGTCTCGGTCCGGCGTGTCGCCGACCTGCCCGATGTCTGGGTCGACACGGGCACGAGGCGACGCGCCACGGCGCACCGGTCCGGAAGGCGGGCCGGCGATGCATCCTGAGCTCGCGCCCCTCACCCGAGGTCAGCGCACGGCGCTGGCCGGAGCGACCGCCCTGCTCATGATCGCCGCGGTCGCGGCGCTCGGCCCACTCATCGACGGTTCGGCCTGGGGCTGGATGTGCGCGTTCATGATCGTGGGGGTGATCGGGGCGAGCCTCGGGCTCAGGGTGCTGCGGACGCCGGGATTCCTCGTCCCGATCCTGGGCATCGGCGTGCTGATCGGCCTGCTCACGCTGCTGTTCGGCGGCGGCACGAGCTTCGCGCTCATCGTGCCGACGGGCGCCACGTTCGAGTACTTCGGCGCGCTCGCGGCGGGGGCCGAGCAGACGATCCAGCAGCAATCGGTTCCGGCGATCCCCGTGCCCGCGCTGCAGTTCGCGCTCGCGATCGGGGCCGGCGTGCTCGCGCTGCTCGCCGACTTCTCCGTGCAGTCGGCGCGCCTGCCGGCGCTCGCGGCGGTGCCGGCGTTCGTCCCGGTCCTGATTCCGGGGTTCATCATCGCGGACGGGGCCGAACCCATCGTGCTCATCTGCACGGCCGCGGCCTTCCTGCTGCTGCTCCGTCTCGACGTGCGCTTCCGGCGCCGCGGCGAGCTCGCCCGGCTCGCGTCGGGCGGTGAGGACTCGGTCGTGACCGACGGGCCGCGCCGCGTGCCGCTCGCCTCGACGATCGGCGCGACGCTCGGCGTCGCCACCGTCGGGTTGCTCGTGGCCGGCGTGCTGACCGCGGCGACGCCGAGTGTGTCGTCCAGCCTGCTCGTGGGCTCGCAGAACACGGGAGCGCTGTTCTCGCGCGGGGTGAGCCCGTTCATCGACCTCGGCCGGGATCTCCGGCGTCCCGGCGCGGTCCCGGCCTTCTCGTACGTCGCGCGCGACGGCGACCGCCCGTACTTCACGCTGCTGACCCTCGACCTGTTCGAGGGCGAGGTGTGGGGCGTGACCGACCGCAGCCTCGACGCGGAGAACACGGTCGACCGAATGCCCCGACCGGTGGGCCTCGACCCGGACATCGTGACCACGGAGCATCCGATCGACGTCACGATCGACGAGCTGCGGACCACCTGGCTGCCGGTGCCGTACCCGGCCGCGTCGGTCGAGCGCCTCAACGGGTCGTGGTTCTGGGATCGTGAGTCGCTCACCGTTCGCAGCGCCGACGCCAACACCGCCGGCCAGCGATACCGGGTCAATCGGCTGGTCGCCTCGCCGACCCCCGAGCAGCTGCGTGCGGCCGAGCGGCCCGATCGCGACGCCTTCGCCTCCTATCTCGCGTTGCCCGACGAGCGCCCGCAGATCATCACGGACACCGCGGCGGCGGTCGCCGGCTCAGCGGCGTCGCCCTACGACGCGGCCGTGGCCATCCAGGAGTACCTGCGCGGACCGCGGTTCCAGTACTCGGTCGACGCCCCGGTCGAAGAGGGGTACGACGGCGGCGGCTACGACGTCATCGCGAGCTTCCTCGACCTGCGTGAGGGCTACTGCGTGCACTTCGCCTCGACGATGGCGGTGCTCGCGCGGGAATCGGGCATTCCGTCGCGGATCTCGATCGGGTACATCGCCGGTTCGGCGACCGATCGCCGGGTCGACAATGTGGCCGTGGTCGAGGTCGACAGCCACGACCTGCACGCCTGGCCGGAGCTGTACTTCGAGGGCGTCGGCTGGGTGCCGTTCGAGCCGACGCCGGGTCGCGGCACCGTGCCCTCCTACACGCGTCCGCAGGCGGGCCAGGTCCCGACGACGCCGGTGACTCCCGGCCGGCTTCCGGTCGAGAGTGCTCGTCCCGACGTCGACCCGGACCGCGGAGTGACCGAAGCCGGGTCGCAGACCGCGGAACCCGCCGGTCAGGTGTGGGTGCGCGTCGGCGGGCTCGCGCTCGTCGCGGGCGCGATCGTGCTGCTCCCCGCCGGCCTGCGACTCGCGCAAGGGCTCACCCGCAGACGCCGGATGCGGCACGGGGCGGCGCCGGCGCAGGCGGCCTGGGACGAGGTACGGGCGAGTGCGCGCGATCTCGGCGCCGGTGGCGCGGAGACCGAGACGGCGCGCGCGTTCACGGCGCGGATCGCGAGTCGCCCGGCGTTCGACGGCGATGCGGGTGCCGCGCTGGCCGAGCTGCGGAACGCGATCGAGCGTGAACGGTACGGCCCGCCGGGCGACCCCCGGCCGGGTACCGTGCGGCTGCCGGCCGAGGAGTTGGTCACGGCGGTGGCCACGGTGCGCTCGGCGCTCCGCGCCGATGCGGGCGCTGCGACGCGGGTGCGCGCGGTGCTGCTGCCGGCCTCGCTGCTCCCGGGTGTGCGGCTGCCGGGCCGCAACACGCCGGCCGGCGCGTAGAATCGACGATCGTGGTCAATAAGGAACAGCCTTTCCGCGTGCACGTGCGCGACCTCGTGAACCGTCCGGGAGAGATGCGCGAGCAGCGGCTCACCATCGCCGTACCCGACGCGATGGGTGAGGGGCTCGTGTCGGTGCGTGCCGGCAGCGAGCTCGATCTCGACGTGCGCCTCGAGTCTGTGCATGAGGGCGTCCTCGTGACCGCGGAGGTCGATGCGACGGCCGAGGGCGAGTGCGGTCGGTGCCTCATCGACATCGCTCTCCCGGTCGAAGTCGAGTTCCAGGAGCTTTTCGCGTATCATTCTGGGGAAGCTTTCGAGTATGAGGTTCAAGACGACCACGTGGATCTTGAATCGCTCATCCGAGATGCGGTGGTGCTGGCACTACCCTTCCAGCCGGTGTGCCGGCCTGATTGCCCCGGTCTCGACCCTGTGACCGGTCAACGTCTGGCCGATCATCCGGAACTCGTCGCTCGCGATGAGCGCGACCCGCGATGGGCCGCGCTCGCCGGGTTCCAGGCTTCCGAAGACGAGGGCTCGGGTGCAGCATCCGACGCCGACTTGAACAGAGATTGAGAGAGCATCATGGCGGTTCCCAAGCGGAAGAAGTCCCGAGCCAACACCCACGCGCGTCGTTCGCAGTGGAAGGCCGAGGTCCCCACGCTGGTCAAGACCGTGGAGAACGGCAAGACCACGTACAGCCTTCCGCACCGCGCGAAGGTCGTCGAGGACTCGGCCGGCACGGCCCTGTTCCTCGAGTACAAGGGCCGCAAGGTCGCCGACGTCTAGTCGGCCAGAGCCTGTCGACCGACCGGTGGTGACGCGTACGGGGCGCACTGGGGCCGGGCATCGAACGCTCGACGAACTGCTGCAGACGCTGCAGGTCGAGCTCGATCCCGAACTCCTGCTCCTCGCGCTGACCCACCGGTCGTTCGCGTACGAGAACGGCGGCATCCCGACCAACGAGCGGCTCGAGTTCCTGGGGGACTCCATCCTCGGGCAGGCCGTCACGGTGCGGCTGTACCGCGACCATCCCGACCTCGACGAGGGCGAGCTCGCCAAGCGGCGCGCGAGCCTCGTGTCGAGTGTCGCGCTCGCCGAGGTCGCGCGCGCCATCGGGCTGGGCCCGTTCATCAGGCTGGGCCGGGGTGAGATGCTCACCGGCGGTGCCGACAAGCCGTCGATCCTCGCGGACACCGTCGAGGCGATCATCGGTGCCGTGTACCTCGATCAGGGCGGCGACGTGGCGACCGCGCTGGTGATGCGGCTCGTCGGCCCGCTCATGCGCGACCCCGACCGGTTCGGTGCTGCGATGGACCCGAAGACGAGCCTGCAAGAGATCGCCGCGCGCATCGGTGCACCCGCTCCCGTGTACACGGTGACCGAGAGCGGCCCCGATCACAACAAGCACTTCATGGCGACGGTCGCCGTGGGCGACCTGGTCGTCGCCAGCGGCGACGGTTCGAGCAAGAAACAGGCCGAGATGTCCGCGGCGCTCGAGGCCTGGACCGTGCTGAGCGCGGCACGCTGACGTGCCTGAGCTCCCCGAGGTCGAGGTCGTCCGCGCGGGCCTCGCGCCGGCGGTCACCGGCGCCCGCGTCGCGGGCGTCGAGGTGCTGGATGCCCGGTCGCTCAAGCGCCACGACGCGGCGTCGGGCGCGTTCGAGGCGCTCGTCACCGGCGCGCGCATCGAGGCTGCGGTTCGGCGCGGCAAGTTCCTGTGGCTGCCGTTCCAGCCTGCGACGGGACGAGCGGCGGATGCCACTGACGGCACCCGCGTCGCGAACACCGCCGACCCGGGGCATCCGCTCGCGCTCGTCGGCCATCTGGGCATGAGCGGTCAGATGCTGCTGCGCACGCCCGACCACCCCGGCGACGACCGCCATGCCCGGATCCGCCTGCACCTCGAGCACCCGGGTCATGGCGAGCTCCGCGTCGACTTCGTGGACCAGCGCATCTTCGGGTCGCTCGCGGTGGACCGGATGGTGCCGACCCGCGACGGCGAGGTCGCCGGATTCTCCGCAGCGGTCACCGGTGCGTGGGCGCGGTCGATCCCGACCCAGGTGGCGCACATCGCGCGTGACCCGCTCGACCCCGCGTTCGACGAGGCGGCGTTCTTCGCGGCCCTTGCGCGGCGGGCCACGGGCATCAAGCGTGTGATGCTCGACCAGGGCGTCGTGAGCGGCATCGGCAACATCTACGCCGACGAGGCGCTCTGGGCCGCCAGGCTGCACCCCGAGCAGCCGGCCGCGTCGCTCTCGCGTGCGAAGGCGCGAACGCTGCTCGAAGCCGTGTGCGACGTGCTGCTGAAGGCGCTCGCCGAGGGTGGCACGAGCTTCGACGCCCAGTACGTGAACGTGAACGGCGCATCCGGCTACTTCGCGCACTCGCTGAACGCCTACGGCCAGACGGGCACGCCCTGCCCGCGCTGCGGCACCCCGATCGTGCGCGAGCCGTTCATGAACCGCTCATCGCACCGCTGCCCGCGCTGCCAGCGCCTGCGCGCGTCGCGCCCGGCCTGACCCGCTGCGGCGTCGGACACGTGATCCGCGGTACGGTCTCGTCGGGTCGCTACCGGCAGAGCGGCGATCGAACGCATCGCCGACGATCCTGGCCGCGGGCGAGCCTGCAATGAGATCCGTGATGGCTACCGCCGGTACGGGATCGGCAGCCACATTCTTTTCTCCGTCGAGAACGTGGACAGCGTGGACGTGATCCGCATTCTGCAT is a genomic window of Agromyces protaetiae containing:
- the thiL gene encoding thiamine-phosphate kinase, whose translation is MEQAERGAHTTDGAEDDTLATRGESAALSRIIPRLTPSGVALVGPGDDAAVLAAADGRYVVTTDLMVHGPDFRLAWSTPYELGWKAAATNLTDVAAMGARPTALVVAIAAPPHTGVGVLEGIADGLREALAELAPGAGVVGGDLSVSSVLTIAVTAFGDLEGRPPVLRSGARPGDVIAHAGARGDAARGLAVLFEHATDASGEPDATATARVRAEHPDLVAAQLAPVPPVSAGVVAAIAGATAMLDVSDGLARDALRIARASGVDLDFASERLGPDPRIALAGAEDHGLLATFPDGAAIPAPFEPVGRVLAGDGVVRIDGEVAGAGGWDPYAGWDGRAG
- the rsmD gene encoding 16S rRNA (guanine(966)-N(2))-methyltransferase RsmD, with protein sequence MTRIIAGFAGSLTLHVPRSGTRPTSDRVREAIFSALEARDELTGAAVLDLYAGSGALGLEAASRGASEVVLVERAKPAAEVCRRNAQAIERAAKSAATGVTPRIRVAAQAVAAYLETAVFTADVVFIDPPYDLTEGELTRVLELVVPRLEPGATVLVERSSRSPEPSWPDAVERDRRRDYGETALWWARTTER
- a CDS encoding tetratricopeptide repeat protein translates to MDDSTDAAPAEPARHRVREEQYAIDRLWDFSDPALSEARFREAADDVERTAHIRAAMATQLARAIGIQGRVDDAFAVLDAVEDGARRAADGELADVELEDAELAEVRARVALERGRILVSAERGREAVASLTRAVREAAHAKSAFLALDALHMLALTDVGHEREWAEQGLELLAADRDPRELRWGVALHNNLGWTLLDLGDAGAALTQFELAVEAADQYGTAEQQHVTRWSVGRALRAVGRTDEALSLQRELARARPDDPYVAAEIEALTEGEPTIEA
- a CDS encoding ATP-dependent DNA helicase RecG yields the protein MTSEATDPGTFTLDTRLSGALGGRTAQAFQRAFGYTTVGDLLAHYPRRYAERGELTVLETLPLGENVTIVADVLEARTREMRQRRGSIFEAIISDGTGKLTLTFFNQRWREAELRPGRRGVFAGKVSDYRGGRQLAHPAYELFDDEGPEIDAATKRWIEAPLPIYPATSTLTSWQIAKSIVLLLDGLGPLDDPVPAELRRERSLLTYRDALQRVHRPEHHRDVKAAERTLRFMEAFVLQAALLARRAELLTRRATPRHPAPGGLLSRFDATLPFRLTGDQVIVGDEVAGDLAKPWPMHRLVQGEVGSGKTLVALRAMLAVADSGGQSALLAPTEVLAAQHLRSISKMLGPDLSAQVMPTLVTGQLPAAERRKALLRAAAGQARIVVGTHALLGEKVSFADLGLVVVDEQHRFGVEQREALRLKGEQPHVLVLTATPIPRTVAMTVFGDLDVSTIHELPAGRAGIESHVVPLAVRPGWRPRVWSRLVEELELGRQAFVVCPAIDPRVLEDDGDAPESDDDAAPPRPGASVVEVLAELRAHPGLAGHRVEPLHGRMTADEKDATMRAFAAGEIDVLVATTVIEVGVDVPNASAMVVIDADRFGVSQLHQLRGRVGRGSVPGLCLLVTHADVGSVALERLEAVAATLDGFELAQVDLELRREGDVLGATQSGGRSSLKLLRVARDGDIIAEARASASALIDDGVGLRGHPALAAAVRRRLDDDASEFLSKG
- the coaD gene encoding pantetheine-phosphate adenylyltransferase — translated: MQRIAVVPGSFDPVTRGHLDVIERAAALYDELHVVVVHNPGKQALLPIAQRVALIEQAIADADIAGEIVVASWSMGLLVDYCTDVGASVLIKGIRSQVDVAYETPMAIVNRHLAGVETVFLLPDPANAHVSSSLVRQVAALGGDVAPYVPRAVADYLAGAMTP
- a CDS encoding AAA family ATPase codes for the protein MSIDGVGAGAARIVQNVETVISGKREAITAALTVVLAEGHLLIEDVPGVGKTMLAKALARSVDCSVSRIQFTPDLLPSDVTGVSVFDQASRRFEFKPGPVFANVVIGDEINRASPKTQSALLECMEERQVTADGRTYALEHPFTVVATQNPIEMEGTYPLPEAQRDRFMARISMGYPAAADELSMLSTRETSSPLDRVQAVVDLAEFRDMIRAVHHVYTSPPVKEYAVDLARASRADRQLRLGASPRATLQLVRAAKAHAAMHGRDFVLPDDIDALAVPVFGHRLVPTSRALGAHDRDSGPLVDAIVRRIVSDTPVPVGAIRRE
- a CDS encoding DUF58 domain-containing protein, with amino-acid sequence MPRARASRAAALPRLTRRGGTLLIGGFVLFGITLWFDLRDVMLLAFVGIVLPLVALVYVTFVVPRLAVRRSFVPAVVEAGNSARVVLAVQNRARRAFDGARWYDTAPPGLLGPPESVLPALGAWERTLPSGDDTARLEYRMRTSERGVYDIGPLRVTTTDPFGLARVSRDAGTAHELVVTPPVTALDPAIGTAAAVDGVLHGLQRRTHPNADEFIAREYRHGDPLRRVHWPATARRGELMVREEEQRGDPEARLILDTTLAARADRGVVRSGDDHRHFGFELAVEIAASVGVHLIERGFRLRADRLDDPVHGALSEASAEGYRLPAGDRQLLEDLARLPNPAAGRRHARDEGAPSTVVVSEARMPGYAVLVDPDATDAQHLVALRPALSPAIAFVVPGVDPRVVEALEEADWQVVSVRRVADLPDVWVDTGTRRRATAHRSGRRAGDAS